One Sphaerisporangium krabiense DNA segment encodes these proteins:
- a CDS encoding Lrp/AsnC family transcriptional regulator — MESVALDPLDVALAHALQLDGRAPFSRIGEALGVSENTVARRYRRLRSAGALRVVGVVDGLRLGYASWAIRLRCAPDAGLALATALARRSDTSWVSLLSGGTEIVCGTLARTAAERDAFLLEKLPRTRQVTSVSAHRMLHMFTGGPTGWAGLRALSDEQIERLRPSPVPPQDGGAPIVVEDEDHALVEALARDARLSHAELAGVTGRSESTVRRRLARLRESGALYFDVDIAPGLLGYQAEAYLWMSVKPSRLAAAGEALAAHPEVTVAAATTGAANLYAGVACRDSRDLYRYLTERIGALKAVRHVETLPLIRTVKRAGAVLR; from the coding sequence GCACCGTTCAGCAGGATCGGCGAGGCGCTCGGCGTCTCGGAGAACACGGTCGCCCGCCGCTACCGGCGGCTGCGTTCGGCAGGGGCTCTCCGCGTCGTCGGCGTGGTGGACGGGCTGCGCCTCGGCTACGCCTCCTGGGCGATCCGGCTGCGATGCGCTCCGGACGCCGGCCTCGCCCTCGCGACGGCTCTGGCGCGTCGTTCCGACACCTCCTGGGTGAGCCTGCTGTCCGGGGGCACCGAGATCGTCTGCGGCACGCTGGCGCGCACGGCGGCGGAACGCGACGCGTTCCTGCTGGAGAAGCTGCCGCGGACCCGGCAGGTGACCTCGGTCAGCGCGCACCGGATGCTGCACATGTTCACCGGCGGGCCGACGGGATGGGCAGGGCTGCGGGCGCTGTCCGACGAGCAGATCGAGCGCCTGCGGCCATCGCCCGTCCCGCCTCAGGACGGCGGAGCGCCGATCGTGGTGGAGGACGAGGACCACGCCCTGGTGGAGGCCCTGGCCAGGGACGCGCGCCTTTCGCACGCCGAGCTGGCCGGCGTCACGGGCCGGTCGGAGTCGACGGTACGGCGGCGGCTCGCGCGGCTGCGGGAGAGCGGGGCGCTCTACTTCGACGTCGACATCGCGCCGGGACTGCTCGGATACCAGGCCGAGGCCTACCTGTGGATGTCGGTGAAGCCCTCCAGGCTCGCCGCCGCGGGCGAGGCCCTCGCCGCTCATCCGGAGGTCACCGTGGCGGCGGCCACGACCGGCGCGGCCAACCTCTACGCCGGGGTCGCGTGCCGGGACTCACGTGACCTGTACCGGTACCTGACCGAGCGGATCGGGGCGTTGAAGGCCGTCCGCCATGTGGAGACCCTGCCGTTGATCCGGACGGTGAAGCGCGCCGGAGCCGTCCTGCGGTGA
- a CDS encoding FAD-dependent oxidoreductase gives MHVLVIGAGLGGLCLAQRLRQDGIGVSVHERDATPIFRRQGYRLHINADGQRALRDALPSRLWRSFLDTSGRPGPRSVFLDERLGHRWTVESAEETAPLAVDRLTLRRILLTGLEDVVAFGRRCTGYAIEPGGRITARFADGTSAAGDVLVGADGVNSVIRRRLLPHAQVVDTGLRQLYGTVPLDDRTRELFTADMFNVFTAVIGPNGSFVGVAPVETPHLSYMTCGFGARPEHLPCTDADLLRMSGVDLRAMVLDLVDGWHPRIRRIVEHWDTAGLFPAVLRTSVPVDPWSTGTVTLLGDAVHAMSPAGGVGANTALRDAATLAKALRDGGPIVPALRAYETAMIDYGFAAVRRSAANGHRFLGQDPLPVS, from the coding sequence ATGCACGTACTCGTCATCGGCGCCGGCCTCGGCGGGCTGTGCCTGGCCCAGCGGCTACGCCAGGACGGCATCGGCGTCTCGGTCCACGAGCGGGACGCGACGCCGATCTTCCGCCGCCAGGGCTACCGCCTGCACATCAACGCGGACGGTCAGCGCGCGCTGCGCGACGCCCTGCCGTCCCGGCTGTGGCGATCGTTCCTGGACACCTCCGGACGGCCCGGCCCTCGCTCGGTGTTCCTCGACGAGCGGCTCGGCCATCGATGGACCGTCGAATCCGCCGAGGAGACGGCGCCGCTGGCGGTCGACCGGCTGACGCTGCGCCGCATTCTCCTGACCGGCCTGGAGGACGTGGTCGCCTTCGGCCGGCGCTGCACCGGATACGCCATCGAACCCGGCGGCAGGATCACCGCCCGTTTCGCCGACGGGACCAGCGCGGCCGGTGACGTGCTGGTGGGCGCCGACGGCGTCAACTCCGTCATACGACGCCGGTTGCTGCCGCACGCCCAGGTGGTCGACACCGGCCTGCGCCAGCTGTACGGCACCGTCCCGCTCGACGACCGGACCCGCGAACTGTTCACCGCCGACATGTTCAACGTGTTCACCGCGGTCATCGGCCCGAACGGGTCCTTCGTCGGCGTGGCGCCGGTGGAGACCCCGCATCTGTCGTACATGACCTGCGGCTTCGGCGCCCGCCCCGAGCATCTGCCCTGCACCGACGCCGATCTGCTCCGGATGTCCGGCGTGGACCTGCGCGCCATGGTGCTGGACCTCGTCGACGGCTGGCATCCGCGGATCCGGCGGATCGTGGAGCACTGGGACACGGCCGGCCTCTTCCCCGCCGTCCTTCGCACGAGCGTGCCCGTCGACCCGTGGTCCACCGGCACCGTGACCCTGCTCGGGGACGCCGTCCACGCGATGAGCCCGGCCGGCGGGGTCGGCGCCAACACCGCCCTGCGCGACGCCGCCACGCTGGCGAAGGCCCTGCGCGACGGCGGCCCGATCGTGCCGGCGCTCCGCGCGTACGAAACCGCGATGATCGACTACGGTTTCGCCGCCGTACGCCGCTCCGCCGCCAACGGCCACCGTTTCCTCGGGCAGGACCCCCTGCCGGTCTCTTAG